A window of the Kineosporia corallincola genome harbors these coding sequences:
- a CDS encoding PhoH family protein: MTEPKNAPQKSAEAVHRIVVPAEVNMVALLGARDEVLRAVERAFSRADVHVRGNEITVTGPFGEVALVERLIDELLAVVAAGQALTPDAVERSIGMLRQQTSERPADVLTLNILSNRGRTIRPKTLNQKRYVDAIDQHTVVFGIGPAGTGKTYLAMAKAVQALQAKQVNRIILTRPAVEAGERLGFLPGSLTDKIDPYLRPLYDALHDMLDPDSIPRLMAAGTIEVAPLAYMRGRTLNDAFIILDEAQNTSPEQMKMFLTRLGFQSKIVVTGDVTQVDLPSGTQSGLRVVQDILDGVEDIHFSRLTSSDVVRHRLVGEIVEAYGRWDVEQQTATLDRPDYRGTRQPQDRMAPQNRVERRSHRTSR; this comes from the coding sequence ATGACGGAACCGAAGAACGCTCCGCAGAAGAGCGCGGAAGCCGTGCACCGGATCGTCGTGCCGGCAGAGGTCAACATGGTGGCCCTGCTGGGAGCCCGGGACGAGGTGCTGCGCGCGGTCGAGCGGGCTTTCAGCCGCGCCGACGTGCACGTGCGGGGCAACGAGATCACCGTCACCGGCCCGTTCGGTGAGGTCGCCCTGGTGGAACGGCTCATCGACGAACTGCTCGCGGTCGTGGCGGCCGGTCAGGCGCTCACGCCCGACGCGGTCGAGCGGTCGATCGGCATGCTCCGGCAGCAGACCTCCGAGCGTCCCGCCGACGTGCTCACGCTCAACATCCTCAGCAACCGTGGCCGCACGATCCGCCCGAAGACCCTGAACCAGAAGCGCTACGTCGACGCTATCGACCAGCACACCGTGGTGTTCGGCATCGGCCCGGCGGGTACCGGCAAGACCTACCTGGCCATGGCCAAGGCCGTGCAGGCGCTCCAGGCCAAGCAGGTCAACCGGATCATCCTGACCCGCCCGGCGGTGGAGGCGGGAGAGCGGCTGGGCTTCCTGCCCGGCTCGCTGACCGACAAGATCGACCCCTACCTGCGCCCGCTCTACGACGCGCTGCACGACATGCTCGACCCCGACTCGATCCCGCGGCTGATGGCGGCGGGCACGATCGAGGTGGCGCCGCTGGCCTACATGCGTGGCCGCACCCTGAACGACGCCTTCATCATCCTCGACGAGGCGCAGAACACCTCGCCCGAGCAGATGAAGATGTTCCTCACCCGGCTCGGCTTCCAGTCCAAGATCGTGGTCACCGGTGACGTCACGCAGGTCGACCTGCCCAGCGGCACCCAGTCCGGCCTGCGCGTGGTGCAAGACATCCTGGACGGCGTGGAAGACATTCACTTCTCCCGGCTGACCAGCAGCGACGTGGTTCGGCACCGGCTCGTCGGCGAGATCGTCGAGGCCTACGGCCGGTGGGACGTCGAACAGCAGACCGCCACGCTCGACCGGCCCGACTACCGGGGCACCCGGCAGCCGCAGGACCGGATGGCCCCGCAGAACCGGGTGGAGCGGCGCAGCCACCGCACCAGCCGGTAG
- the ybeY gene encoding rRNA maturation RNase YbeY, translated as MSIEVNNESGVAVDEAEVAALARSVLDAMRVHQQAELSIVMVDESSMEQLHIQWMDEPGPTDVLSFPMDELRPGKDDEEPEPGLLGDIVLCPEVAKQQAVKAGHSFEEELLLLTTHGILHLLGYDHAEPEEEKEMFGLQRKLLLTFLATRGKA; from the coding sequence GTGAGCATCGAGGTCAACAACGAGAGCGGCGTAGCCGTCGACGAGGCGGAAGTGGCTGCCCTGGCACGCAGTGTGCTCGACGCCATGCGGGTCCACCAGCAGGCCGAGCTGTCGATCGTGATGGTCGACGAGTCCTCGATGGAACAGCTGCACATCCAGTGGATGGACGAGCCGGGTCCGACCGACGTCCTTTCGTTCCCGATGGACGAGCTGCGCCCGGGCAAGGACGACGAGGAGCCGGAGCCCGGTCTGCTCGGCGACATCGTGCTGTGCCCCGAGGTCGCCAAGCAGCAGGCGGTCAAGGCCGGTCACTCGTTCGAGGAGGAGCTGCTGCTCCTGACCACGCACGGCATCCTGCACCTGCTGGGCTACGACCACGCCGAGCCGGAGGAGGAGAAAGAGATGTTCGGGCTCCAGCGCAAGCTCCTTCTCACCTTCCTGGCCACCCGCGGCAAGGCCTGA
- a CDS encoding hemolysin family protein, translating to MVGLIFLAFALTVVAGLAAASEAALSRIGRSHAADLNTQGRRGAAAVVRVADEPAPVLSVATLLRVSAEAGAVVAVTFATIRALGLHWSSGLVAGAIMAAASFVMVGVGPRTLGRQYADQVSLIAAGPLLALTTVLAPLTRLLVLIGNAVTPGSGLRDGPFASEAELRQYVDIAQESQLIELGEQKMIHSVIDLGDTLAREVMVPRTDVVSIERDRNLHDAMSLFLRSGFSRVPVVGGGLDDPVGILYLKDVARRTHEQPGTGLSQRVESVMRRPVFVPDSKPVDALLREMQHAGHAAIVVDEYGGTAGLVTIEDILEEIVGEIADEYDQAEAVVEELPDGRRRVNSRMHLDELGELFGVEIEDEEVDTVGGLLSKGLGRVPIAGSTASVQGLLLTADTFEGRRHSLATVLVGRDEAAHDYEHAESQPSTEGSDAR from the coding sequence ATGGTCGGCCTGATCTTCCTGGCATTCGCCCTCACCGTCGTCGCCGGCCTGGCCGCGGCGTCGGAGGCGGCGCTGTCCCGGATCGGCCGGTCGCACGCCGCCGACCTGAACACCCAGGGCCGGCGCGGCGCCGCGGCCGTGGTCCGGGTCGCCGACGAGCCCGCACCGGTGCTCAGCGTGGCCACCCTGCTGCGGGTCAGTGCCGAGGCCGGGGCCGTGGTCGCCGTCACCTTCGCCACCATCCGCGCCCTCGGCCTGCACTGGTCGTCGGGGCTGGTGGCGGGCGCGATCATGGCGGCCGCGTCGTTCGTCATGGTCGGCGTCGGCCCGCGCACCCTGGGCCGGCAGTACGCCGACCAGGTGTCGCTGATCGCGGCCGGCCCGCTGCTGGCGCTGACCACGGTGCTGGCCCCGCTGACCCGTCTGCTGGTGCTGATCGGCAACGCCGTCACCCCGGGCAGCGGTCTGCGCGACGGGCCGTTCGCGTCCGAGGCCGAGCTGCGTCAGTACGTCGACATCGCCCAGGAGAGCCAGCTGATCGAGCTGGGCGAGCAGAAGATGATCCACTCGGTCATCGACCTGGGCGACACCCTGGCCCGTGAGGTGATGGTGCCGCGCACCGACGTGGTCTCGATCGAGCGCGACCGCAATCTGCACGACGCCATGTCACTGTTCCTGCGCTCGGGTTTCTCCCGGGTGCCGGTCGTCGGCGGCGGTCTCGACGACCCGGTCGGCATCCTTTACCTGAAGGACGTGGCCCGGCGTACCCACGAGCAGCCGGGCACCGGCCTCTCGCAGCGGGTCGAGTCGGTCATGCGCAGACCGGTTTTCGTGCCGGACAGCAAACCGGTCGACGCCCTGCTGCGCGAGATGCAGCACGCCGGGCACGCGGCCATCGTGGTGGACGAGTACGGCGGCACCGCGGGCCTGGTCACCATCGAAGACATCCTGGAAGAGATCGTCGGCGAGATCGCCGACGAGTACGACCAGGCCGAGGCCGTGGTGGAGGAACTGCCCGACGGCCGCAGGCGGGTGAACTCCCGCATGCACCTCGACGAGCTCGGCGAACTGTTCGGCGTGGAGATCGAGGACGAGGAGGTCGACACCGTGGGCGGGCTGCTCTCCAAGGGCCTGGGCCGGGTGCCGATCGCCGGTTCCACCGCGTCGGTGCAGGGGCTGCTGCTCACCGCCGACACCTTCGAGGGCCGCCGGCACAGCCTGGCCACCGTGCTGGTCGGGCGGGACGAGGCGGCCCACGACTACGAGCACGCCGAGTCCCAGCCGTCCACGGAAGGAAGCGACGCCCGATGA
- a CDS encoding ribosomal protein L7/L12: protein MSNRRKAFQVLLNIALIAVFVSSALAGGWWWLMLVPAAIAVFQIYRVFRPADPAIAPQRFREPGNHRVVLQVTGPQAIRVIYDIRVTTGADLATAKKLAEDAPVIVAENLSESSAGLIVDRLTKAGARAMAAPIGEK, encoded by the coding sequence ATGAGCAACCGGCGCAAGGCCTTCCAGGTGTTGCTGAACATCGCGCTGATCGCCGTGTTCGTCAGCTCGGCGCTCGCGGGCGGCTGGTGGTGGCTCATGCTGGTCCCCGCGGCCATCGCCGTCTTCCAGATCTACCGGGTGTTCCGCCCCGCCGACCCGGCAATCGCGCCGCAGCGTTTCCGGGAGCCCGGCAACCACCGCGTGGTGCTCCAGGTGACCGGGCCGCAGGCCATCCGGGTGATCTACGACATCCGCGTCACCACCGGCGCCGACCTGGCGACCGCCAAGAAACTGGCCGAGGACGCCCCGGTGATCGTCGCCGAGAACCTCAGCGAGTCCAGCGCGGGCCTGATCGTCGACCGTCTGACCAAGGCCGGGGCACGTGCCATGGCCGCACCCATCGGAGAAAAGTGA
- the era gene encoding GTPase Era yields MTTTHRSGFACLVGRPNAGKSTLTNALVGEKIAITSSRPQTTRHTIRGIVHKPDAQLVLVDTPGLHKPRTLLGERLNNLVRETLLEVEVVGFCLPADEKIGPGDKFIANELKELRRTKVVAIVTKADKVKPQRLAEHLLEVQELMESDDIIPVSAVDGFQVEALKDLLCAHLPEGPRMYPDDELTDEPENVMIAELVREAALEGVRDELPHSLAVVVDEVSEREGRPANSPLLDVFVLLYVERDSQKAIVIGKGGSRLREVGTNARKEIEALLGTRIHLDIRVKVAKDWQRDPKQMQRLGF; encoded by the coding sequence GTGACCACCACCCACCGTTCCGGTTTCGCCTGCCTGGTCGGCCGGCCCAACGCGGGCAAGTCCACCCTGACGAACGCCCTGGTCGGCGAGAAGATCGCGATCACGTCGAGTCGTCCGCAGACCACCCGGCACACCATCCGCGGCATCGTGCACAAGCCCGACGCCCAGCTGGTGCTGGTCGACACCCCGGGTCTGCACAAGCCCCGCACGCTGCTCGGCGAGCGGCTGAACAACCTGGTGCGCGAGACCCTGCTCGAGGTCGAGGTGGTCGGCTTCTGCCTGCCCGCCGACGAGAAGATCGGCCCCGGCGACAAGTTCATCGCCAACGAGCTGAAGGAGCTGCGCCGCACCAAGGTCGTCGCGATCGTCACCAAGGCCGACAAGGTCAAGCCGCAGCGCCTGGCCGAGCACCTGCTCGAGGTGCAGGAGCTGATGGAGTCGGACGACATCATCCCGGTCTCCGCTGTCGACGGGTTCCAGGTGGAGGCGCTGAAAGACCTGCTCTGCGCGCATCTTCCCGAGGGCCCGCGGATGTATCCGGACGACGAGCTCACCGACGAGCCGGAGAACGTGATGATCGCCGAGCTGGTCCGCGAGGCCGCGCTGGAGGGTGTGCGCGACGAGCTGCCGCACAGCCTCGCGGTGGTCGTCGACGAGGTCAGCGAGCGCGAGGGCCGCCCGGCCAACAGCCCGCTGCTCGACGTGTTCGTGCTGCTCTACGTGGAGCGCGACAGCCAGAAGGCGATCGTGATCGGCAAGGGCGGCAGCCGGCTGCGAGAGGTCGGCACCAATGCCCGCAAGGAGATCGAGGCCCTCCTCGGCACCCGGATCCATCTGGACATCCGGGTGAAGGTCGCCAAGGACTGGCAGCGCGACCCGAAGCAGATGCAGCGACTGGGCTTCTGA
- a CDS encoding MFS transporter, giving the protein MWSGTFLSSIGSQLTNVAVGLQVYDLTGSTFKVGLVGLVALVPLIVFGLYGGSIVDAFDRRRVIITSSTGLFTMALCFALQAWAGLEQLWLLYLLVAVQSGFWAVNSPARMAILPRLLPAPMLPAANALSGLANSVGMTLGPLLAGFWVSWFGFGGTYFSEVVLLGVALTTLVALPPMPPVGEVRRSGLGSVLEGLNYLRTRPNVRMTFVVDLIAMIFAMPRVLFPALGAAVIGGGAETAGILAAGIATGAVLAGVFSGPLGRVRRQGLAVLVAIVAWGSSITLFGLVVGLSSGPLPDGGARWLLWPAFALLAVSGMADSISGVFRSTILQAATPDQMRGRLQGVFVVVVAGGPRLGDLVVGSAADLTGEGVAAVAGGLTCIALVVLMGLLQPRFARYDARDPQP; this is encoded by the coding sequence ATGTGGTCGGGCACCTTCCTCTCCTCGATCGGCTCGCAGCTCACCAACGTCGCGGTCGGCCTCCAGGTCTACGACCTCACCGGGTCCACCTTCAAGGTGGGCCTGGTCGGCCTGGTGGCCCTGGTGCCGCTCATCGTGTTCGGGCTGTACGGCGGCTCGATCGTGGACGCCTTCGACCGGCGCCGGGTGATCATCACCAGTTCCACCGGGTTGTTCACCATGGCCCTGTGCTTCGCGCTCCAGGCCTGGGCCGGGCTGGAACAGCTCTGGCTGCTCTACCTGCTGGTGGCCGTGCAGAGCGGGTTCTGGGCGGTGAACTCCCCGGCCCGGATGGCGATCCTGCCGCGGTTGCTGCCGGCGCCGATGCTGCCGGCCGCGAACGCCCTGTCCGGCCTGGCCAACAGTGTCGGCATGACGCTGGGCCCGCTGCTGGCCGGGTTCTGGGTGAGCTGGTTCGGTTTCGGCGGAACGTATTTCAGCGAGGTGGTGCTGCTCGGCGTCGCGCTGACCACCCTGGTGGCGCTGCCGCCGATGCCCCCGGTGGGGGAGGTGCGCCGCTCCGGGCTGGGCTCGGTGCTGGAGGGCCTGAACTACCTGCGCACCCGGCCGAACGTGCGGATGACCTTCGTCGTCGACCTGATCGCGATGATCTTCGCGATGCCGCGCGTGCTGTTCCCGGCGCTGGGCGCGGCGGTGATCGGCGGCGGCGCCGAGACCGCCGGCATCCTGGCCGCCGGGATCGCCACCGGCGCGGTGCTGGCCGGGGTGTTCTCCGGCCCGCTCGGCCGGGTGCGGCGTCAGGGGCTGGCCGTGCTGGTCGCGATCGTCGCCTGGGGGTCGAGCATCACGCTGTTCGGGCTGGTGGTCGGGCTGTCGTCGGGGCCGCTCCCGGACGGCGGCGCACGGTGGCTGCTGTGGCCGGCGTTCGCGCTGCTGGCGGTGTCCGGGATGGCCGACTCGATCAGTGGCGTTTTCCGCAGCACCATCCTCCAGGCGGCCACACCGGACCAGATGCGCGGCCGGCTACAGGGTGTCTTCGTGGTGGTCGTCGCGGGCGGCCCACGGCTGGGCGACCTGGTGGTCGGATCGGCGGCCGACCTGACCGGCGAGGGCGTGGCGGCGGTCGCCGGGGGCCTGACCTGCATCGCGCTGGTGGTCCTGATGGGTCTGCTGCAACCGCGTTTCGCCCGGTACGACGCGCGCGACCCGCAGCCGTGA
- the leuA gene encoding 2-isopropylmalate synthase — MKNMQKPSGMPVHKYVPFHELITVDVENRTWPDRRIETAPRWCAVDLRDGNQALIDPMNSERKRRMFDLLVRMGYKEIEVGFPAASQTDFDFVRELIEGGHIPDDVTIQVLTQARDALIERTFESIRGAKQAIVHLYNSTSTLQRKVVFNADEDGIVDIALNGARLCKKLADEMDGTDVYFEYSPESYTGTELEFAKRICNEVLAVFEPTPERKVIINLPATVEMATPNVYADSIEWMNRNLAFRENVILSLHPHNDRGTAVAAAELGYQAGADRIEGCLFGNGERTGNVCLVTLGMNLFGQGIDPMIDFSDIDEVRRTVEHCNQLKVAERHPYGGDLVFTAFSGSHQDAIKKGMEAMQVSAAEQGKTVDEIVWAVPYLPIDPHDVGRSYEAVVRVNSQSGKGGVAYLMKNEYQLDLPRRLQIEFSQVVQKFTDSEGGEVTPGQLFTIFSDEYLPSTESSRPSWGRFALKSIEHTSDDNGADRLKVEIVDGGAPFTLHGVGNGPIAAFGDALAGHGIPVRVLDYSEHAMSAGGDAKAAAYVECQIGENVLWGVGVDENIVRASMKAVLSAANRSAGR; from the coding sequence ATGAAGAACATGCAGAAGCCCTCCGGCATGCCGGTTCACAAGTACGTTCCGTTCCACGAGCTGATCACCGTGGACGTCGAGAACCGCACCTGGCCGGACCGGCGCATCGAGACCGCTCCGCGCTGGTGCGCGGTGGATCTGCGTGACGGCAACCAGGCGCTGATCGACCCGATGAACTCCGAGCGCAAGCGCCGGATGTTCGACCTGCTGGTCCGGATGGGCTACAAGGAGATCGAGGTCGGGTTCCCGGCGGCCAGCCAGACCGACTTCGACTTCGTGCGGGAGCTGATCGAGGGCGGGCACATTCCCGACGACGTCACCATCCAGGTGCTGACGCAGGCCCGGGACGCGCTGATCGAGCGCACCTTCGAGTCGATCAGGGGCGCCAAGCAGGCGATCGTGCACCTGTACAACTCCACCTCCACGTTGCAGCGCAAGGTCGTGTTCAACGCCGACGAGGACGGCATCGTCGACATCGCGCTGAACGGCGCCCGGCTGTGCAAGAAGCTGGCCGACGAGATGGACGGCACCGACGTCTATTTCGAGTACTCGCCGGAGTCGTACACCGGCACCGAGCTGGAGTTCGCCAAGCGCATCTGCAACGAGGTGCTGGCCGTGTTCGAGCCCACGCCCGAGCGCAAGGTCATCATCAACCTGCCCGCGACCGTCGAGATGGCCACGCCCAACGTGTACGCCGACTCGATCGAGTGGATGAACCGAAACCTGGCCTTCCGCGAGAACGTCATCCTGTCGCTGCACCCGCACAACGATCGCGGCACCGCCGTCGCCGCCGCCGAGCTGGGCTACCAGGCCGGCGCCGACCGCATCGAGGGCTGCCTGTTCGGCAACGGTGAGCGCACCGGCAACGTCTGCCTGGTCACGCTGGGCATGAACCTGTTCGGCCAGGGCATCGACCCGATGATCGACTTCTCCGACATCGACGAGGTCCGCCGCACGGTCGAGCACTGCAACCAGCTGAAGGTGGCCGAGCGTCACCCCTACGGTGGTGACCTGGTGTTCACCGCGTTCTCCGGCTCGCACCAGGACGCGATCAAGAAGGGCATGGAGGCCATGCAGGTCTCCGCCGCCGAGCAGGGCAAGACCGTCGACGAGATCGTCTGGGCCGTGCCGTACCTGCCGATCGACCCGCACGACGTGGGCCGCTCCTACGAGGCCGTGGTCCGGGTCAACAGCCAGTCCGGCAAGGGCGGCGTGGCCTACCTGATGAAGAACGAGTACCAGCTGGACCTGCCGCGCCGCTTGCAGATCGAATTCAGCCAGGTGGTGCAGAAGTTCACCGACTCCGAGGGCGGCGAGGTCACCCCGGGCCAGCTGTTCACCATCTTCTCCGACGAGTACCTGCCCAGCACCGAGTCGTCCCGCCCGTCCTGGGGCCGGTTCGCGCTGAAGTCGATCGAGCACACCAGCGACGACAACGGCGCCGACCGGCTGAAGGTCGAGATCGTCGACGGCGGAGCCCCGTTCACGTTGCACGGTGTCGGCAACGGCCCGATCGCGGCGTTCGGTGACGCGCTGGCCGGCCACGGCATCCCGGTGCGGGTGCTGGACTACAGCGAGCACGCGATGAGCGCCGGTGGCGACGCCAAGGCCGCGGCCTACGTCGAGTGCCAGATCGGCGAGAACGTGCTGTGGGGCGTGGGTGTCGACGAGAACATCGTGCGGGCCTCGATGAAGGCGGTGCTGTCGGCCGCGAACCGCTCGGCCGGTCGCTGA
- the recO gene encoding DNA repair protein RecO gives MPVTYRDEAVVLRAQKLGEADRIVTLLTREHGRVRAVAKGVRKTMSRFGARLEPFMLIDVQLYEGRSLDTVAQVETIGPYGLTIVADYARYTAATAMLETAERLTETEREPALQQFLLLAGGLRTLSQKLHEPGLVLDAYLVRSLSVAGWAPSFTDCARCGETGPHRAFSLAMGGSVCRNCRPPGSAAPHPETLQLLSALLTGDWPRADASEARRRREASGLVAAYLQWHVERRVRSLRWVEREGDRPLIDVASIERAQAAVAPQNPQPQRDYDRPAPDPRP, from the coding sequence GTGCCGGTGACCTATCGCGACGAGGCGGTCGTCCTGCGTGCCCAGAAACTGGGCGAGGCCGACCGCATCGTCACCCTGCTCACCCGCGAGCACGGGCGGGTGCGGGCGGTGGCCAAGGGCGTGCGCAAGACGATGTCCCGGTTCGGGGCCCGGCTGGAACCGTTCATGCTGATCGACGTCCAGCTCTACGAGGGGCGCTCCCTCGACACGGTGGCCCAGGTCGAGACGATCGGGCCCTACGGCCTCACCATCGTCGCCGACTACGCCCGTTACACCGCGGCCACGGCGATGCTGGAGACCGCCGAGCGGCTCACCGAGACCGAGCGGGAACCGGCGCTCCAGCAGTTCCTGCTGCTGGCGGGTGGGCTGCGCACGCTCTCGCAGAAGCTGCACGAGCCCGGGCTGGTGCTCGACGCCTACTTGGTGCGCTCGCTTTCGGTCGCCGGCTGGGCGCCCAGCTTCACCGACTGCGCGCGCTGCGGCGAGACCGGCCCGCACCGGGCCTTCTCGCTGGCGATGGGCGGCTCGGTGTGCCGCAACTGCCGTCCACCGGGCTCGGCGGCACCTCATCCGGAAACGCTCCAGCTGCTGTCGGCCCTGCTCACCGGCGACTGGCCCAGGGCCGACGCGAGCGAGGCCCGGCGCCGGCGCGAGGCCAGCGGGCTGGTCGCGGCCTATCTTCAGTGGCACGTCGAGCGCCGGGTGCGGTCGTTGCGCTGGGTGGAGCGCGAGGGCGACCGGCCGCTGATCGACGTCGCCTCCATCGAGCGGGCCCAGGCGGCCGTCGCCCCGCAAAACCCGCAGCCGCAACGGGACTACGATCGGCCCGCTCCCGATCCTCGTCCCTAA
- a CDS encoding isoprenyl transferase — protein sequence MALRRRQSLPVRTAPPIAPPPHPSGARPPAIPAELVPKHVAIVMDGNGRWANQRGLSRTEGHKMGEASLLDVVAGGIEIGVKHISAYAFSTENWKRSPEEVRWLMGFNRDVIRRRRDQMHEWGVRVRWAGRRPKLWASVIKELEVAEELTRGNDTITLTMCVNYGGRAEIADAARTIAQLVAQGKLDPDRIDERTVQKYLDEPDLPDVDMFLRSSGEQRTSNFMLWQSAYAEMVFMDVLWPDVDRRTLWEAVEIYAERDRRYGGAIDKPTA from the coding sequence TTGGCGCTCCGCCGTCGCCAGTCACTGCCCGTGCGCACCGCCCCGCCGATCGCGCCGCCTCCGCACCCGTCGGGGGCCAGACCCCCCGCGATCCCGGCCGAGCTGGTGCCGAAGCACGTCGCCATCGTCATGGACGGCAACGGCCGCTGGGCCAACCAGCGCGGGCTGAGCCGCACCGAGGGCCACAAGATGGGCGAGGCCTCACTGCTCGACGTGGTGGCGGGCGGCATCGAGATCGGCGTCAAGCACATCTCGGCGTACGCGTTCTCCACCGAGAACTGGAAGCGCTCGCCGGAGGAGGTGCGCTGGCTGATGGGCTTCAACCGCGACGTCATCCGGCGCCGGCGTGACCAGATGCACGAGTGGGGTGTGCGGGTGCGCTGGGCGGGGCGCCGCCCCAAGCTGTGGGCCAGCGTGATCAAGGAGCTGGAGGTGGCCGAGGAGCTGACCCGCGGCAACGACACGATCACCCTGACGATGTGCGTCAACTACGGTGGCCGGGCCGAGATCGCCGATGCCGCACGCACGATCGCGCAGCTGGTGGCGCAGGGCAAGCTCGACCCGGACCGGATCGACGAGCGCACCGTCCAGAAGTACCTCGACGAGCCCGACCTGCCTGATGTCGACATGTTCCTGAGGTCGTCGGGGGAGCAGCGCACCTCGAACTTCATGCTCTGGCAGTCCGCCTACGCCGAGATGGTGTTCATGGACGTGCTGTGGCCCGATGTCGACCGGCGCACGCTGTGGGAGGCCGTGGAGATCTACGCCGAGCGCGACCGGCGGTACGGCGGGGCGATCGACAAGCCGACAGCCTGA
- the rpmG gene encoding 50S ribosomal protein L33, which produces MASRTELRPIVKMRSTAGTGYTYVTRKNRRNHPDRLVLRKFDPMVRQHVEFREER; this is translated from the coding sequence ATGGCTAGCCGCACCGAACTGCGACCGATCGTGAAGATGCGTTCGACGGCGGGCACCGGGTACACCTACGTCACCCGGAAGAACCGCCGCAACCACCCCGACCGGCTGGTGCTGCGCAAGTTCGATCCGATGGTCCGGCAGCACGTGGAGTTCCGCGAAGAGCGCTGA